The genomic window GCTGGGACCCGAGCGCACGCCGAAGAAGAAGTCGGACTGCTCCAGCCCCAGGCGGAGCACCGTCTCCTGGAGGGCGGTCCGGTGGTCCATCCCGTCCGGGATGCCCTGGATCACCTGGACCGTCTCGCCGGCAACGATCGTGGGGGCATAGACAGCGGCGCCCTGGTCCTCCAGCACCGCGAGCGTGAGGTGGGTGAATTCCTCCAGGTCCATCAGAGCCACCGCTCCAGCCGCGCCACCACCTCGTCGCGGCCCACGAGCATGAGCGTGTCGAAGATGCCCGGGCTGACGGGCTTGCCACAGAGGGCCACGCGGAGGGCCTGGGCCAGATCCTTGGTCTTGAGGCCGTGCCTGGCCAGGATGGCGTCGATGCCCGCCTGCAGGGCGTCGTGGCCATAATCCGTCAGCGCGCAGACCTCAGCCAAGGCCGGCTTGATGGCCGGCGTCATGAACTTCTCCACGGCCTTCTCGTCGAAGGTGGTGGGGCGCTCGAAGGCGAAGCGCAGGGCCTCGGCCATGTCGGTCAGGGACTTGCCCTTCTGGGTGGACTGGATGGCCTGGGCCCGCCAGGCTTCTGGCTTTTGGTCCCACATCGCGGGCACGAAGGGCCGGAGGTGGGGCTCCAGTTCCTGCCAGGAGGCCCGCTGGATGAGCTTCTGGTTCAGCCACTGCAGCTTGTCCATGTCGAAGCGGGCAGCGCTCTTCTGGCAGTCCGCCAGGTCGAAGAGCTGGATCATCTGCTCGTCCGTGAGCAGTTCCTCCTCGGCGCTCTCGACGGCCTTGCCGTCGATCTTGGGGGTCCAGGAGAGCCGCGCCAGGGCCAGGCGTACGGCAGAGGGCAGCAGGCCCATGGCCTGGTACTCCGTGATGCTGGTGGCGCCGTGACGCTTGCTCAGCTTCGCGCCGTCGGCGCCCAGGATCATGGGCACATGGGCGAAGGCCGGCAGCTCATAGCCCAGGGCCTCGAAGAGCGGGATCTGCTTGGGCGTGTTGTTCAGGTGATCGTCGCCGCGGATCACATGGGTGACTTCCATGTGGGTGTCGTCCACCACCACGCAGAAGTTGTAGGTGGGCACGCCGATCTCGCCGGGCCCCTCCCCGGTGCGGGCGATGATCCAGTCATCCAGGCTGTCCGCGGGGAAGTGGGTCTCGCCCTTGATGAGATCGGGTACCACGATGTCGCCGCTCCTGGGCATGCGGAAGCGGATGGCGGCCGGCTGGCTGGCGTCGTGACCCGCCTCGGCGCAGCCCTTCCCGGCGTCCAGCCCGCGGTTGTACTGAAAGACCTTGCCGGCGGCCTCCACCGCCTTGCGCCGCTCGTCCAGCGCCTCCCGCGAGCAGCGGCAACGGTAGGCCAGCCCCTTGTCCAGCAGTTCCTGGATCTTCCCCCGGTAGAGGTCCATGCGCTGCATCTGGCGATAGGGGCCGTGGGGACCCTTCCATTGGCTGGGATCCCCCACCACCGGACCCTCGTCCCAGGTCAACCCGCACCAGGCCATGCCCTCTTCGATGATGCGGATGTTGTCGTCCGTGCTGCGGGAGAGATCCGTATCTTCGATGCGCAGGATGAAGCGACCACCGTGCCTGCGGGCGAACAGCCAGCAGAACAGCGCCGTGCGCACCCCGCCGATGTGGAGCATGCCGGTGGGGGAGGGGGCAAAGCGGGTGACGACCTGACGGGACATGGGGAGCCTCTGAATCCAAAGCTCCAGTGTGCCCGAATCGGTCCTCGGTCTTCAGTCCTCAGTCTTCAGTCTTCAGGCCCGGCCCCGCTCCAGTTCACAAGACCGAGGACTCAAGGCTCACTTGATGTACAGCTTCAGCTTGATCTCGACGGGGTTTTCCCCGTTGAAGAGGCTGCGATCCAGGACCACCGGGACCTCGACCACGCTGCTGTGCGGCATGTGGATCGGGGCGGCGACATGGGGGGCAGAGCTGGCTTCTGCGGGGATCTCCTCGATCTCCTCCAGCAGCTCACCCGCGGACAGCTCCTCGACCTCCAGGGGCTTCGTGGAGTCCGCCGCCGGCGAGGGAGGCGGCGGGGGAGTGGCGCCCGCGAGGATCGGGGGGGGCTCTTCGACCACGCCGCCGCCGTATTTGTCGGCCAGGCTCTTCAGCACCAGCCGGGCCACGCCCGTGAGGGTCTCCTTGACCCCTTCGCCCCGCATGGCACAGGCCTCGAAGGTGGGCGCCCCGAAGAGGTTGATCTCCCGGTCCAGCGTCTCCACGGGCAGGGCGTTCGGCGTATCCCGCTTGTTCCACTGGATGACATGGGGGATCTTCGACAGATCGGCGCCCTGGTCCTTGAGGTTGACGATGAGGTTCTGGAAGCTCTCTTTGTTGCTTTCCAGGGCCGGGGCCTGAGAGTCCGCCACGAAGACCACCGCATCGGCGCCCCGCAGCACCAGCTTGCGGGTGGCGTCGTAGAAGACCTGGCCAGGCACGGTGTAGAGCTGGACCCGGGTCTTCATGCCCCGGATGGTGCCGAGGTCGATGGGCAGGAAATCGAAGAACAGCGTGCGATCCGTCTGGGTGGCCAGGGACAGCATCTTGCCGCGCCCCTCGCCGGGCAGGGTGTCGTAGACATGCTGGAGATTGGTGGTCTTCCCGCACAGGCCGGGGCCGTAGTAGACGATCTTGGCCGTCAACTCCTTCGTGGCCGCATTGAAAAGCACCATGCCTGCACCTTCGCGATCTCCGGGGAAGATTGGCGGGTCTGCGGAACCCCGTCAAGAAAGAACCGAGATTCCGGTTCGAGGCCCCGTCCTCCCCACGGGTGCGCTACACTTCCGGCCATCCCACCATCCCCGAGGGTTTCTATGGCCAAGCTGCTGGTGCACGAAAGCGCGGGCATCCGAGAGTTCGAGATCGTGGACGAGGAAGTCCACATGGGGCGCGAGCTGGACAACACGCTGCGTCTTCCCGACCCGAGCATCAGCCGCCACCACTGCGTGATCCGGAAGGTGGGCGGCGGCTACGAAGTCCAGGACCTCCAGAGCAGCAACGGAGTCCTGGTCAACGGAAACCGCGTCCAGTCCTCTCCGCTGCGGGATGGAGACCGCGTCACCCTGGGCCAGGTCCAGCTCACCTTCCAGGACCCGCGGCCCGAAGGCGCCACCGTGGCCATCCACCGGGACGAGGTTCCGGCCGCCCCCACCGGCACCGTGCGCATGTCCGCCGACGAGCTGGCGGCCATCCACACCGGCAAGCCGCCCGCCGGTGATCCGGCGCCGAAGGGCCCTGCCTCGGACCAGATCATCACCGGCCCCATCCCCAATGCGCCCAAGGGCATCCCCCCAGTGGCGCCGCCGCCCGCCCCCAGGCCCGTCTCGCACACTGGCCAACCCGCCGGCCCGGCCGAACAGTCCTTCCTGGGCTCGCTCCTGCCGGCCATCCCCGACGATGCCGTGCCCACAGGCGAACGGGGCGATCTGGTCACGCGCCTGCTGGCGGTGCTCATCGATGTGGTCCCGGCGATCCTCCTCTCCATCGCCTTCACGATCCTGGGCATCGTGCCCTATGTGGGCTGCATCCTGCTGCCCCTCAACATCGTCGCCCAGCTCGCCTACTACTGGTTCTTCGTGCCCTGGTGCGTGTCGAAGTACGGCGCCAGCATCGGCAAGAAGGTCATGAAGCTGCGGGTGGTGCCCGAAGGCAACCCCCAGGGTCGCCTCGACCTGGGCCCCGCGATCCTGCGCCAGATCGGCAACATCCTCGCCCTGAACCTCATCGTGCTGGCCGTCAAGGGCGACGAGCGCACCAGCCTCAGCGACATGCTCGCGAAATCGGAAGTCCTGAAAGTGGACCGCTGACGGTGATCCTCACCGGCCGTCAGATCCTCGAGGCCCGGGCCCAGGGCCGGATCCGCATCGATCCCTGGCGCGACGACCAGCTGAACCCGAACAGCTACAACCTGCGCCTGGGCGAGGATCTGGCCGTCTACACCGACACTGAGCTCGACATGGCCAAGCCCAACGGCATCGAGTTCCTGAAGATCCCCGCCGAGGGCCTCCTGCTGAAGCCGGGGACGCTCTACCTGGGGCGCACCCTGGAATACACGGAGACCCACGGCATGGTGCCCATGCTCGAGGGCCGCAGCAGCGTGGGCCGGCTGGGCCTCTTCGTCCATGTCACGGCTGGTTTCGGCGACATCGGCTTCTGCGGCTTCTGGACCCTGGAAATCAGCTGCATCCAGCCCGTGCGGATCTACGCGGGCGTGGGCATCTGCCAGATCTTCTACCACACCGTCAGCGGCGACTACGACAGCTACGACTCGGGCAAATACCAGCGCAATTCGGGCATCCAGCCGTCCATGCTGTGGAAGGATTTCATCAAAGAGTAGTGGCGGCATGAAATCGATCGCATAGAATCACCTCAACCCAACCTCGAGGTGATTCATGCCGATTCCGGCCGCGCTTCCTTTACTCGGGCTCCTGCAGCCCCACACCAATGATGCCGCCCTGGCGGGTCTGGCCGCCGCCGGCTGCATGGTCTGGCTCGTGGTCCTCCTCGCGATGGTGATCTTCCCCATCTTCTGCTTCTGGCGCATCTTCCAGAAGGCCGGCTACAACGGCGCCATGGCCCTGCTCTGCCTCATCCCGGGCATCGGCATGATCATCGTCCTGTGCATCCTGGCCTTCGGAACC from Geothrix sp. includes these protein-coding regions:
- the gltX gene encoding glutamate--tRNA ligase, with protein sequence MSRQVVTRFAPSPTGMLHIGGVRTALFCWLFARRHGGRFILRIEDTDLSRSTDDNIRIIEEGMAWCGLTWDEGPVVGDPSQWKGPHGPYRQMQRMDLYRGKIQELLDKGLAYRCRCSREALDERRKAVEAAGKVFQYNRGLDAGKGCAEAGHDASQPAAIRFRMPRSGDIVVPDLIKGETHFPADSLDDWIIARTGEGPGEIGVPTYNFCVVVDDTHMEVTHVIRGDDHLNNTPKQIPLFEALGYELPAFAHVPMILGADGAKLSKRHGATSITEYQAMGLLPSAVRLALARLSWTPKIDGKAVESAEEELLTDEQMIQLFDLADCQKSAARFDMDKLQWLNQKLIQRASWQELEPHLRPFVPAMWDQKPEAWRAQAIQSTQKGKSLTDMAEALRFAFERPTTFDEKAVEKFMTPAIKPALAEVCALTDYGHDALQAGIDAILARHGLKTKDLAQALRVALCGKPVSPGIFDTLMLVGRDEVVARLERWL
- a CDS encoding FHA domain-containing protein; the protein is MAKLLVHESAGIREFEIVDEEVHMGRELDNTLRLPDPSISRHHCVIRKVGGGYEVQDLQSSNGVLVNGNRVQSSPLRDGDRVTLGQVQLTFQDPRPEGATVAIHRDEVPAAPTGTVRMSADELAAIHTGKPPAGDPAPKGPASDQIITGPIPNAPKGIPPVAPPPAPRPVSHTGQPAGPAEQSFLGSLLPAIPDDAVPTGERGDLVTRLLAVLIDVVPAILLSIAFTILGIVPYVGCILLPLNIVAQLAYYWFFVPWCVSKYGASIGKKVMKLRVVPEGNPQGRLDLGPAILRQIGNILALNLIVLAVKGDERTSLSDMLAKSEVLKVDR
- the dcd gene encoding dCTP deaminase; protein product: MILTGRQILEARAQGRIRIDPWRDDQLNPNSYNLRLGEDLAVYTDTELDMAKPNGIEFLKIPAEGLLLKPGTLYLGRTLEYTETHGMVPMLEGRSSVGRLGLFVHVTAGFGDIGFCGFWTLEISCIQPVRIYAGVGICQIFYHTVSGDYDSYDSGKYQRNSGIQPSMLWKDFIKE